The Diadema setosum chromosome 4, eeDiaSeto1, whole genome shotgun sequence genome window below encodes:
- the LOC140227326 gene encoding C-signal-like gives MNSVFVTGANRGIGLEFVRQLARRKPQPSHVFASCRNPREAKELKALAASNDNVHIVELDVQNEATYQPAVETVSNLVGEKGLNVLINNAGIYSTKSYEDVSRELLTAIMDINVISPMRITQAFLPLLRQASKRSTMKQLSFEQAAIINISSGYGSIAESTGGHAGYRESKAALNMFTKSLSLGLKKDGILVTSLCPGWVQTDMGGPYASRTPQDSVSSLLKICSQLSDKENGLFLSNRLPISVNKF, from the exons ATGAACTCGGTGTTTGTTACCGGTGCGAATAGGGGAATCGGTCTGGAGTTTGTACGCCAGCTCGCCCGGCGTAAGCCGCAGCCATCCCACGTATTTGCATCGTGCAGAAATCCACGGGAGGCGAAG GAACTCAAAGCTTTAGCAGCAAGCAATGACAACGTTCACATCGTTGAATTAG ATGTCCAGAATGAAGCCACCTATCAGCCAGCTGTGGAGACAGTTTCAAACCTCGTAGGTGAAAAGGGTCTTAACGTCTTGATCAACAATGCGGGCATTTATTCAACCAAGAGCTACGAGGACGTCAGCCGAGAACTCCTGACTGCTATCATGGAcattaatgtcattagtcccatgaGGATCACTCAG GCTTTTTTGCCGTTGTTGCGGCAGGCTTCTAAGAGAAGCACCATGAAGCAGTTAAGTTTTGAGCAAGCAGCAATCATCAACATCTCTTCAGGCTATGGTTCTATTGCAGAGAGTACTGGTGGCCATGCTGGTTACAGGGAGAGTAAA GCTGCCCTCAACATGTTTACAAAGAGCCTGAGCTTGGGTCTGAAGAAGGACGGCATCCTAGTCACATCCTTGTGTCCAGGTTGGGTCCAGACCGACATGGGAGGTCCATACGCCAGCCGGACGCCGCAGGATTCTGTGTCCAGCTTGCTCAAAATTTGCAGTCAACTCTCTGACAAAGAAAATGGCCTCTTCCTGTCCAACAGGTTGCCCATCAGCGTCAACAAGTTCTGA